The Mya arenaria isolate MELC-2E11 chromosome 15, ASM2691426v1 genomic sequence TATTGCcaaaaaaacttgaaaacttgAATTATAAAAgtgtgcattttacaaaccatgagcgagttactttaaatgtaaacagACATCTTTTCTTAAAACATGAAGAACGAACCGCGTAGATTTGAAGCGCAGTTCGATTTAAAACtggaattaatttttgaacgaaatcaatgaacattttaagatatttgcgttttaattaattaaaatatagttCTATATAATTACTGATACATTTTCTCCGATAAATACGTTACTAAACATGAATATGCAATACTCCAAGCAACAATTGAGAAGATCCGGGAGTATTGACCGGCTCCCGAACCATTGACTGACAGTtgacaaatgttcatttaagaAGTCttgtaattatataatattaaacatgCTTCTGTTGCTCTGGGAAAAAAAGTTTctagataaaaaaacaagaattgtcaagtgtgtttgtattataattatcgTGGTCAAAATCATGCAACTCTCACAGGCTCTGGAATACATCTAATATACGTTTCAACCACAAGCTATGTACACCGTCATTATTGATGTTTAAATTTAGCAGTCTAATGATGCCCTCCTTAATATGAACCAGTTGAAAGATAACCCTCCGCTCTACTGGAAATAAATTTGacttttcaatttaatttcgTTTCATATGTCACAGTCTTTATAAAAGAGTTTAAATGGGAATATAGTTGAAATTTTGATAACCAGCATAATCTAAAGAAAATCTTTTAATTAAGATAACTGTATGGATCTAAAAGATCCTTTTAAGGCtgttttaattaacatcaaGGCTTTAAATGTGGCCTCATTAACAAACATTAAGTACTATCAATATTTACGTGTGTCGTTGCGGAAGACATTACGGAGTGATATCCGGCCCCCAGTCTATGCTAGTGTGCATCCTAGCCGAAGCGTTTCACATCAATTGATACTAGCATCTATTAATAGCCATTGTACATGCTGTATTTACTAGTGTCATGTTCTACGTCGAattgttgcaatttaaattgaGTTATTATGTTAGTTCATATTTATGCAACCTGAAACACTACATTAGACTTAATTAGTTCGGATTTGTTTATTAACTTAAGTGCCTTGTTTTTGTTAAGGTTCAATGTACGAAGTGTAATCGCTGTAGATGTCAAACAGACACGAACTGGGAGAGTATCTTGATATAGGATGTCGTAAACGCAAAGGTTATCTGTGAATGTTTACCAACACACGTGGCTAAAGTGTGAGACCCACCTCGGTGAAAGGTATGTACACATTGTTTATCAGTCTATTGTTAATaagttaatgtatatatttatgtatacaaaTGAAGAACATACACTTATCAGtacaattatacattttatacacgAACATAGgtacatgtttaaatcatatataatGTAGAATTATATGTTGTCATAATATATTTAAGGTAATAATGTAGAgttaaaatgcaattgaagttgCGCCGCACCGCGCGATATTGGACCTTTGGATataaatttgcttttattaatttattgggTACTTAGTTTTTGAATTTAATGACATTTCAGGAAGTGgtacttaaaatttatgatgatattacttttattgcgtaagatacatgtttaaaagtgaGATGATGTATTGCGCATTTTCGATTTAATGACACGTACATGGCGTTATTACGAAAGTACAATATTGAATTGATGTTCAACATTATGTTTTCCAACACGGAATCTTTATGAaacataaattaagaaaaaatgatgattatgaatatcataatttcatttgtaataattgtgtCCTTAGGCCCATGCGATGCGATGGAAAGTCGCGCGATACGGattaattgtataaatttgtattttcagaacacgttaacataaaaaataaaaagcagaaaatgccaaactgaaaaaaaaactgacgtTTTCCTCAAAACATTCCTTATTTGCTCGGCACAATAACTTCTCATTTCAATCCTAGTGGTTTAAGGTAAAAAGTGAGTTTTTATCCAACATTCAGCATGTACTTCAGACTATAAACTTGGCTACATCTAGTACATCTATTTGCAGAGGTAGAAGTGTCCCTTTATTGCACTTTACGTATTAAACCTGCATCCAACGGAAATCAAAACCATTTTCTCTTTCTTGGTTTCTGCACAAAGTATAGGTAAAATAGGCAGTTTGGTCATGATTATACGATGGATCGATGATTTATATTTCGCGTTACCAGATACTAGGTAGAAGgggttttatttttcttaaattatggCTTTGtgctttgttttaatattattgtggTTAAACAGTTTGTGTATATTCCAGTTATGTAGTTTCTGGTTATCTCCCTTGACTATTTGTTTTAggtaatttattgttttggtgttaaaacatttttttattctatagTAATAATATGCTTTACAATTTCTAAACCATACGTCTTATTCTACCTTCacttttgacaaaaataattgcAATGCAGGGAGTTGATgtaataaaaggttaaaaacaATACCTTCCTATGTCTACTTACGACGCAGATGTGGTTCAAGTTTTAAAGGTTAGATTATACGATCGAATAGAAACAAACAGTTATGCACctgttaattgtaaccacggaccccaaggtccggggattagcggggactttgactttcggttcagccaaggcctggtaaaattcccgccctgcggagacgatCTGCTGGTAAAACTCCCGCCATATGCCCTCGCACTCAAGGGACCCTAGGAACGGCCCATTCCCCcgtatattttgcgcgaagacaaaccaccgcattcacccggcattGCGGGGCCACGTGGATGGTAAAACACGGCCCGGTTCCCCggctttccccggtatacccccggacctgggggggggggggaaggggcgtggttacaattgactggtgcattaaagtATTACTTATACTTTCGGTGCAATATTTGGTTGCCTCACTTATATGGGATTATGGCATATATATTGCGTTGTACATAGTTATCCTTAACACCGTCATAACAGTGTCATATGATCAAGTCTTGTATTTAGGACGTATTTCAAAAGAATAGAATATAACCATAGTAATTTagactttttatttaatgtcgATCATGTCTACTTAATTTTATGGTTTTTATAaggtttattttcttaaaatacattagaaaatacagggacaagccaaacAATTAATGAAGTCGACCCTGTTGATAGGCAACATATCTCCACGAATAAATGATGCGGACAGAAGTTCGCCGGGggttaaagatgcattcttactcccagataagattgctctcaatttataatattgttttaatgttcaaaaaaggatgaattaatgtcgaaaacaatggttcttatgaaggataccgagtttaatttgaaagaaatgagcataaaacacgctatttctaccttatgagactataataGACCACAGTATATCTTTTAACATTGGcttatcatttaatacttttgcgcGCTCTGCTATTCAATACACGATTACAAacttattatcagtaattaatatttttcccTAAGGAAATAATTTAGTAAAAAGTTAcaggtttatcagtaaaaattgatgtttgttatacatgtgtacctgtgtatgtactgattttgaatgagagtgtcactttaagccaCTTTTAGAGTGCTGAACCTCACACTAAGAAGTCAAAACATAGTtcgtatgtataaataaaatatacatacacatggTTTAATCTTATCTGACAAAAAACCTACCACAAATGGACAAACAGTAATTAGCTTAATTGTGACCACTGATAACAAAATCAAAGAcgttttgtgtatttttcttttgttttctacAGAATAAATACTACTAATTCAGCAATTGTGTTTGTCCTGTGTTTTTTCTTCCCGAAGTCGATGATGAAGCCCAAGTTAAGTGGTGCGGCCAAGTAGATGTTATGCATTATTCAGATAAGTTCTATTGAGGGCCCCCATGAGAGTATTAGCAACTGTTACTTCGTGTTTATAACCAGCTCAGAGACGATAAATGGTTCGATATACTTACATGGTTATTAGAAGTAGGTTAATTTGTCAGAGACATTGCGTTTTGTATTCTTAATAAGATGCGAGAACATGACTTTGTTGTAATGGTTATGTGCAGGGAGTCGAGAAAATTTAACCTAGTTTAATAATAACGTATGCATTAGCATGATTGATGATTTGCACGAATGAAGGCTGTATATGCTTgataatttaagtatttaaaccTTATGTGAGTACGTGGCTAAGTATTCTTTTCCTGATTTTATCTACTTAAGCTATGGTCAGTATTATCACTGTGTCACGTGTATTTTTATCAACGTATGTGCATTTTGCATCTAGGGAGGAAATATATTCGTTGTTATTTAGTTTCACATGTGACTGCGCGGTTAAATGTCTGTGTTGTAATTTTAAAACGATTCAGCTGATAAGAAAATAGTTAAATGTTAGTGTCACTGTTCGACAGTCGTGGAATCTCAATAACGGAGTAACTCGTGACTGGTAAGCTGTactgttgttttgttaaaatgacactcttattcaaaatcaatatatacacatgtataacactcATAAATCTTGAGTGATCAAAtgttacttactaaataatgcatttatggaaaatattaattactgatagtaagattgtaaccgtgttttttaatagctgaaaacgcagaTATATTCattgattggtgagtgctaaaagatttactgtgatctactatagtctcataaggtacaAATACCAtgatttctgcacctttctttgaaattaaactcggtatccttcataaaaactaTAGTGTTCGAAATTTATTCATTCTTGTGTGgtataacaaaacaattgtatcaattgtgGTTAATgttatttaggagtaagagtgcatatttaatCATTACATGTACCCTCAGTTCTGATATTGTTGTAAAGTTTATGACATAGTGCAGACACTTTATAATGAGTTTAAGCACCAGATAATCGACAGCTTTCTTGTAGTTTGCGTCAGAACAGCGAATCATAATTGTGCTATAACATACGTGTTATATTGCatttacagtataaaacaaatgcgCTATGGTTATCAGCGAGCCTGTATTTATAAATCTCATTTAATAAGAAATTCCTTTATGTTTCTGTGCCAACCGTTTGATCGTGCGGTTTAAGTGGCGCGTATAAAGCGATAACACGTcgtaaatataatgatatttttcaattctgAAAGCATTAACATCTATAAGAAAAGGAAAACACTTCATCCATATTCCTTTCATTTTAACGAGGCTTTTGCTTTTTAGTGACTTGTGAATATTAATTGTGTGAATGTCTTCTTACCGCGGAtggcattcatcaaaataacaaaaaaagacaacaacataatatatataaattgcaatTAACACAGTGCTTAAGTTTGCAATGTGAAGATATATGATCGAAAGAGGATGTGAACTACGCTGTTATCATTTCTCACACAATACATTTGAGGGGAAGTTCCGGACGCAGGCATTCATTGTGTGGTTTTAATTGATGACATGTAACTACGAAGGGTAATCAAATTATTATGGGATTCTAATATTACAGCATGGTTTAAAAACGCGATGCAAGTAAAGTCGAGGCACACTTGTTTTAGGTAATTTTTTGGTGACGCCGGTCGCTGTATTCATAGTTTGTTTTTGCATTGTTAAAAGTACCTTGGAACTACTATAAATACTAACTCTTCTCATTTAAGGTAGGGTTAACATTCAtatttggtttatatattgttaATCCCTTTcgactttttttatcttttcttaGATGTTTTAGGCCTAATGTCATGTACTACGCTGGATTATGTCGattaatacagtcgaaacccttTCCCAAGCGGGAATGATTACATAGGGTTAAAAAAGTCGGTCCTTTATTTCAAggtcgagccaacgaggaagtCGAGCCAAACGATGTCGAGCCagcgggtttcgactgtatgtcTAAACAAAATAACCTGATATACCTGTCTATACCGAACTAAGCCGTTACCATCCAATAGACGAATTAACCACTATTTATCATGTCATATCAACGAATCAATTGATTTGTCCCCgggttttctttattttggctGGGGTTTacagtaaattatttataactgacaaataaaacaatatcatggaAAGTAACTGTAATAGTTAAATACTACTTTATATCTTCTGTCAAACTGTTTTTTGAATTTCTCAGACAAATGGATGTAATGATTGCAATACCATGTGTATTCCtgatttaacaattttgttttctaGTTTTGCTATTTCGTCTTTCTCATGGTCTCATATGCTATCAAAATGGAGTACTAAgctttcaaatttataaaaaatatcacactCCTATTTCAGTTGATACTTCcgaaatttattaatttgaaacacaatcttgattcttatttttataatgaaccAAACATCAATATGTATAGGTAAACTGTTTTTCTGATGACGGAAATGTCTTTATTATTTTCCTGAAATAACTGCAACATAATATCAAGAGTGGTATGTGAAGAAGAGTGGTATTAAATACAGATATTGATATAACACGTCATTAATAATAGCTTCATCATTATTTCTTAGGTAGTTTTCGACACAAATTATGGgcatttcataatttattttttttcattattgtcaTATTTACGCGTCCAAAAATACCTCATGGACAAATCATCCCACACATTTAAGTTTTGACGATTCATACTTCCCTCAAACtcattaattgtatatatattgtattaaagCTTATTTAAACTGCTTGCAATCTCTTTAAGTTTACATAACTGGGTCATGTTAACATAAGCGGACGTCTCCATTTCAGGACAGTGTGAGCGGACATGTTTGGTGTAGCTGCAACAGATACAAGTAGATGATGGATTCTCTGGACGTCCACGCAATAAAGCAGCGATGTCGAGGGATAGCCTTGGCTGCCGTGCTCCTCCTGTCCGCCTTCTTCGGATTCACCGTGTTCTCACCATTGTTTTTAGCTGTGTTCGCCTTAAAACTACCATTTGCTCGGTTTGTCGTCGATTCAATCATCTGCACATGGTTTGCACTGGCTGTTGCGACATTTGAAACCGTTTACGGCATTAAAGTTACAATCCAGGGTGACGTCAGTAAACTGGATGCGCACGCATCttctattattgttttgaaCCATAGAACGCGTCTCGATTGGTTATTTTTTGCATCCGTACAAGCGCGTTATGGTTCACTGCGGAGGTTTAAGATTTCTTTGAAAGATATGCTGCGCCATGCCCCAGGTGCAGGATGGGCGATGCAAGCAGCACAATTTCTCTTTATGGCAAGAAACTGGGAGAGAGATAAAAATAGAATAGAAGACTTTATGAAAAGCTTCGAAGATGTTCAGACCTATccacagttgttgtttttccccgaAGGAACCGACTTACAACCCCAAAGCCTTCAGAGGAGTCAGCAGTATGCAAAGAAAAACGATCTTCCCGAATACCACTATGTGTTGCACCCGCGAACAACAGGATTTTCATCTCTTGTCCAATCTATGCAAGCTCACAACGACTTAAAGCAAGTCATTGATGCCACAATTGCCTACCCTAGAAACATATGCCAGGACGAATCCCATCTACTTGCGGGTGATCTTCCCCGCGAAATTGTGTTCAAAATAAACTGTTACAATGTAGACCAAATTGACACTAGCTCAGAAGCAGGGATATCAAAATGGTTAGAACAGCGATGGCGAGAGAAGGAAGACTTTTTAAGGGGGTTCTATCAAAACAAAGGTACATCTGACTGTCAATCAAACGGCTTCACCGCCTGCCAAAATCTTGAAGTAGAGAGAGTTACTTTTGTTCTGGGACTTGTGTGTTTGTCAGGATGGATTACCTGTATCATTGTTATATCATGGGCCATTGTTGTTAATGTGTATTGTTTTtggatgtttatttttgttacggTTATTAATACTGCCATAAGCACCTTTATTGGTTTTGATAAACTTTACTCAAGAATTTTGTCATAAATTCCAATTCCAAAAAATGATATGCAATATATGTAGTGGACAAAGCAACCATATATTTGGTTGACTTGTTGAATGTTGTCTCTTTCTAGTGTTAACATCGAATGTGCTATTAAAATCCACCAATATTACATAAATCCTAATCTTGCCTACATTACTGGTTTCATACATTGAATTGTTCtacaaaatcatatatttaacGATATACGCAAacccatacatacatgaaaGTCTCGGTAGTGTTGTCCATGTCCATAGATtcacagtcgaaacccgttggctcgaactcgcttggctcgaattcctcgttggctcgaattggaTTAAAAGGACCGATATCTTTAAACTGATGGTAtgcattcctgcttggctcgaaatttTCGAGACTTCAGTTTATATCGCCgttccctgggagttcgagccaacggggttcgactgtatcgCATATAAGGTAGGTCATCTAAAGGCCGATAATCtatgtggcggatccgtggtctagagGTAAAActcttgactgtcaatccaggggtcgcaggttcgatcccccgtcgcatcactaaaaaaaactaatcgtcttccgggagggacgttaaatgggggtcccgtgtgacagtgctatacaatggtgcacgttaaagaaccagggtagctctaaccagggttacattctgtctgtgcacattgctccaaaaacctaaaatgactaacaatcttaacggagcactctccgaatgggcaaggcccgagtgcgagtataaataagcttacacacccacaCCCGATAATCTATTTAAGgcacacactataggttgatgcaaaaattagtgttgggaatcggtttcaattttacaatcgataatcggttccactcaagtaaccgattatcgatagtacaatcgttttttttaaaatactagataaaacctaaagtgaagttttattcatgcacattattaaactcttaatcattatatgcatatacgttATGTCAATGATTGAATTAATtaagtgttatataaaaaatagttcatttctacttgctcattgtggcttcaTCTGccattttcgattataatcgatcattggAACATCACTAGCAAAaatactgttattttttattaaatttaatgcaatatCATGTAATCCCACTTGACTATAAGCGATAGTGAGGTTCTTTTTAAACTTGGGAATTTATGGCCaagtagctattaattaaaaataaaacctttataaatgCTAATATCTT encodes the following:
- the LOC128220017 gene encoding lysocardiolipin acyltransferase 1-like, translating into MMDSLDVHAIKQRCRGIALAAVLLLSAFFGFTVFSPLFLAVFALKLPFARFVVDSIICTWFALAVATFETVYGIKVTIQGDVSKLDAHASSIIVLNHRTRLDWLFFASVQARYGSLRRFKISLKDMLRHAPGAGWAMQAAQFLFMARNWERDKNRIEDFMKSFEDVQTYPQLLFFPEGTDLQPQSLQRSQQYAKKNDLPEYHYVLHPRTTGFSSLVQSMQAHNDLKQVIDATIAYPRNICQDESHLLAGDLPREIVFKINCYNVDQIDTSSEAGISKWLEQRWREKEDFLRGFYQNKGTSDCQSNGFTACQNLEVERVTFVLGLVCLSGWITCIIVISWAIVVNVYCFWMFIFVTVINTAISTFIGFDKLYSRILS